In Catenulispora sp. MAP5-51, the sequence GTAGGTGAGTCGCTCGTGCGCCATGCTGGTTCGCCAGGGCTCCCGACAGGTGAGTGTCCGGGCCTGTCTGCGGAGTCAAGGCCGAGCCCTTCGGGTCGGCTTCGCCGAGCCTTGACACCCCAACCAGGCCCTAAGGGGCGGCAGCTATCGGGAGCCCTGGCGGTGTGGTCGCCAACCGACTCCGACAGCGTCCTCGGATTCGTTGATTCGTTCGACGCATGGTGAGCGAGCGGCCACCAGCATTTTCAACGAGTCTCAACACCTCGGCGGGCTCCTGCTTGTCGTTCTCGTACATGGTGAGGCTGCGCACGCTCACGCCCGCCTCGGCGGACAACTCCGCCAAGGTCAGCGATCGCCGCTTGCGGGCCA encodes:
- a CDS encoding helix-turn-helix domain-containing protein codes for the protein MVTPSRLAMARKRRSLTLAELSAEAGVSVRSLTMYENDKQEPAEVLRLVENAGGRSLTMRRTNQRIRGRCRSRLATTPPGLPIAAAP